The Candidatus Saccharibacteria bacterium DNA segment CCTACCTCTTGCTTACCTATCAGAGATTCTGGTACATCCAGCCTAACCCTACCCTGCTCGGAAATGTTGAGGCCTTGATAATCAACATAACCGATCAATTCAGTCCTGTCTTCATTGGCGTAAGCCAGTAATCTAGCATCCAATGGACGATCACCATCAATATATCCTTGATCAGATTCGAAGACAATCTCTAGCTTTTTGGTCTGGAGAAATCCCAGACCAAGAATAATGACAAATACTACTGCTACCAGGGGAAGCAAAATTTTACTAATCTTATGTGAAACGACTTTGGAATACTCTCGCATATTTGGTTTTTGTTTATTTAATAATATATTTAACGACTCAAAAGATACCATTTCTATGAAATTATTATTTTAACAATTAGAAATGGACAAACTAATCATAGAGCTTATTGCGACAAATATCAAGCCAAAATGGGTAAAATACTTGTACACCTAAGGATGGTTGGAGATTTAGATATCTAGTGCCTAATTATTGTGATTTGTGGCGAATCAAATAGCTAGCAACCCTCGCAGTAATGAAGCTGACTGTCCCAGTGCCAACCAGCATCAAAATAATTGCTACTATTCGTCCTGCACTGGTGACTGGTACGATATCCCCATAGCCTATTGTAGTAATTGTAACAACTGACCACCATATAGAGTCCCATATTCCTCTTACATTTGGGTTGATTCCAACCTCGAAGAAATTAAAAAATATTGCCCCAATGAGTGACACTGCCGTAAGCACCATCATTGCTTCTAGGATAAATGTATGCTGGGAAAACCGCTTAGATTCATCGAAAACTATCCTTATCCTGACTGCGAGTCGAACTACCCGAAGTAATTCAACCAATCTAATCACTCGAAACACCCTAATCGGGCGAAGCAGTTCAACTACTCCATTGGTCAAGGGGATTGAAGCAATCAGCTCCCACCAATATTGCTTAAAAAATTGTTTACTATCTTTGGCCTTAGCAAGCCGATAGACAAATTCGGCCAAGAATACCCCTGCTATATATATGTCCAACTGATGGATCAATTCTATCTGATGAGAATTGAGCTCTGCAAAAAATTCAAACCCAACCAAGATTACACTAGTCACAGCCAAAAATATCAGTATGATATCAATTATTACTTTCCTGGTTAGATCTGGATCATTTGGTTCGGCAAAACCAATCACTTTATCAAGTATCTTACTCTCAACGGTCTTCTCTACCTCGGACTCGATCTTACTTTC contains these protein-coding regions:
- a CDS encoding potassium channel family protein, whose protein sequence is MANKKIKTITQLDHETESKIESEVEKTVESKILDKVIGFAEPNDPDLTRKVIIDIILIFLAVTSVILVGFEFFAELNSHQIELIHQLDIYIAGVFLAEFVYRLAKAKDSKQFFKQYWWELIASIPLTNGVVELLRPIRVFRVIRLVELLRVVRLAVRIRIVFDESKRFSQHTFILEAMMVLTAVSLIGAIFFNFFEVGINPNVRGIWDSIWWSVVTITTIGYGDIVPVTSAGRIVAIILMLVGTGTVSFITARVASYLIRHKSQ